Proteins encoded within one genomic window of Bacillus thuringiensis:
- a CDS encoding GNAT family N-acetyltransferase, with product MIRKAKKTDATAIAPLLYNALHEIAEKITGSTVETEVLLGLETWFSKEGNRLSYENCFVYEQDGVAIGVIVAYHGSEATRLDEPIVHHLRELHKDESITLEKEAELDEYYIDTLSVSSAHGGKGIGSKLIEAAEIHATEKEHEKIALLVNLENKRAYSLYEKLGYKKDQIVMLVGEPYAHLVKSLNIKISIS from the coding sequence ATGATTCGGAAAGCAAAAAAGACAGATGCAACGGCAATAGCTCCTTTATTGTATAATGCTCTGCACGAAATTGCTGAAAAAATCACAGGTAGCACAGTTGAGACCGAAGTATTACTAGGACTTGAAACATGGTTCTCAAAAGAGGGCAATCGACTGAGCTATGAAAACTGTTTTGTATATGAGCAAGACGGGGTTGCAATTGGAGTTATTGTCGCTTATCACGGTAGTGAGGCAACAAGGCTTGATGAACCAATTGTACATCACTTAAGAGAATTACATAAAGATGAATCGATTACGTTAGAAAAAGAAGCTGAACTTGATGAATATTACATTGATACATTATCAGTTTCAAGTGCACATGGCGGAAAAGGAATTGGTTCTAAATTAATCGAAGCTGCTGAAATTCATGCAACTGAAAAGGAGCATGAAAAAATCGCATTACTTGTTAATTTAGAAAACAAACGTGCCTATTCACTATACGAAAAACTAGGTTATAAAAAAGATCAAATCGTTATGCTTGTAGGCGAACCTTATGCACATCTTGTAAAATCATTGAACATCAAAATTTCTATATCTTAA